A single window of Debaryomyces hansenii CBS767 chromosome F complete sequence DNA harbors:
- a CDS encoding DEHA2F21868p (similar to uniprot|Q12510 Saccharomyces cerevisiae YDL156W Hypothetical ORF), with translation MAPLSDFEKQRQENIQRNKDLLRKLNLDSATDSISREIPNQRQANGAKKRKTNNAAKPIKKEPQEPSRRSRRLAGVTMENTEEYQKVKEEMEEAERKKKELEKLKSTRLFGNFHLIDLVTDKRSGDMKFEKKVLKLPNEIKKEENNTKEIKEEEDDHLQDDDINIESDNKVLEILKDLGDKFSAGDFYDLIRNSSSDYDDKGLESKRNEFDNLKLFERFDPLDIKITHQRITAINFHPSKTDRVITAGDKVGNLGIWAVDSTEDEDPAITILKPHGRSIAKILTPHSNPSKIYSCAYDGSVRELDLNKLESSEVIYLKDPYESQDYPLAVSDINLCQEGNPNVLYLTTLGGHFYQHDLRTPFKSIKPNSLLRLHDKKIGSFCINPNLSHQIATASLDRTFRIWDLRNISKSNSSWSEYEDQISPHVYGSYSSRLSVSSVDWNYENRLVCNGYDDTINIFDLSSESSELPPVTEWSKTYQTGTKNKDEQIPTNIKPFTRIKHNCQTGRWVSILKSRWQASPGDGIQKFVIANMNRGLDIYDQKGQILAHLTDSEKVGAVPAVAAMHPIENWCVGGSASGKLYLFE, from the coding sequence ATGGCACCTTTAtctgattttgaaaagcaaagacaagaaaatataCAGAGAAATAAAGATCTTCTCCGTAAATTGAACTTAGATTCGGCAACTGATTCGATTTCTCGAGAGATTCCTAATCAAAGACAAGCCAATGGTGcaaaaaaaagaaagacCAATAATGCAGCAAAGCCGATTAAAAAGGAGCCTCAGGAGCCATCCAGGCGGTCACGAAGATTAGCCGGTGTTACAATGGAAAATACTGAGGAATATCAAAAGGTTAAGGAAGAAATGGAGGAAGCTGAacgaaagaagaaagagttagaaaaattgaagctGACAAGACTATTTGGCAATTTCCACTTAATTGATCTAGTTACGGACAAAAGACTGGGAGATATGaagtttgaaaagaaagtCCTAAAATTGCCaaatgaaataaagaaagaagaaaataatactaaagaaataaaagaagaGGAGGATGACCATTTACAAGATGAcgatataaatattgaaagtgATAATAAGGTATTGGAGATATTGAAGGACCTCGGCGACAAATTCTCAGCTGGTGACTTCTACGACTTAATTCGAAACTCCTCCCTGgattatgatgataaggGATTAGAATCAAAGCGAAacgaatttgataatttgaaattgtttGAACGTTTCGACCCCTTGGATATTAAAATCACCCATCAGAGAATCACTGCAATCAATTTCCATCCATCAAAAACTGATAGAGTGATCACTGCAGGTGATAAAGTAGGCAATTTAGGCATATGGGCGGTTGATTCaactgaagatgaagatcCGGCTATCACTATTTTGAAGCCACATGGTAGGTCTATCGCCAAAATACTCACACCTCATAGTAATCcttcaaagatttattcATGTGCTTATGATGGTTCCGTAAGAGAGcttgatttgaataaactAGAATCGTCTGAAGTAATCTACTTAAAAGATCCATATGAATCTCAAGACTACCCATTAGCAGTCTCAGACATTAATTTATGTCAAGAAGGGAACCCAAATGTCTTATATTTAACTACTTTAGGTGGACACTTCTACCAGCATGATTTAAGGACTCCGTTCAAATCTATCAAACCTAATTCATTGTTGAGGTTGCATGATAAGAAAATAGGTTCATTTTGTATTAATCCAAATTTATCACATCAAATTGCAACCGCATCATTAGATAGAACGTTCAGAATATGGGATTTGCGTAATATTAGTAAGTCAAATAGTAGTTGGTCTGAATATGAAGACCAAATATCTCCTCACGTTTATGGCAGCTATTCATCCAGActttctgtttcttctgTTGACTGGAACTATGAAAATAGGTTGGTGTGTAATGGATATGACGATacaattaatatttttgatttaagTAGTGAAAGTCTGGAATTACCACCAGTTACTGAATGGTCAAAGACGTACCAAACAGGTACgaaaaataaagatgaacAAATTCCAACCAATATTAAGCCTTTCACCAGAATCAAGCACAACTGTCAAACTGGTAGATGGGTCTCCATTCTCAAATCTAGATGGCAGGCTTCCCCTGGTGATGGGATTCAAAAATTTGTTATTGCAAATATGAATCGTGGATTAGATATTTACGATCAAAAAGGGCAAATATTAGCTCATTTAACAGATTCAGAGAAGGTAGGAGCAGTACCAGCAGTCGCAGCCATGCATCCAATAGAAAATTGGTGTGTTGGAGGGAGCGCTAGTGGTAAGTTATATTTATTCGAATAG
- a CDS encoding DEHA2F21956p (some similarities with uniprot|P36121 Saccharomyces cerevisiae YKR025W RPC37 RNA polymerase III subunit C37), which produces MSPNAQSRDRFTLKNFKMGWFIDTVDPCVQGTIMAASSMSNEALFVEEDDHMNVDSDSESPVQFHEAYEEQPSDDDPIVESIPLIMNGLPDRSRQSLHILQYTGRPKARDFSNEYPTVSVKEESNYLEVKVPLDTQKFYDESKTEEWGTEVTEHSLQGVLNKTKGGLYAGQLVKDDDDDKRKFVLIPVDSTAQLRPSFNYLDELEASKSAQRRADNFETQKPSNIQILQTSAKSNSQANSGDGFANHTLGESLKHVKKFTEEEWSSFQWVGSENKKTQEYKEHLNHGADGIELATETDMSAYIDALTQY; this is translated from the coding sequence ATGTCACCAAATGCACAATCACGTGATCGATTTACTCTAAAGAATTTTAAGATGGGATGGTTCATTGATACCGTAGATCCCTGTGTTCAAGGAACTATTATGGCTGCATCTTCTATGTCAAACGAGGCTTTATTCGTCGAGGAAGACGACCACATGAATGTCGATTCAGACTCAGAATCACCAGTCCAATTTCACGAAGCTTACGAGGAGCAACCTAGCGATGATGATCCTATCGTTGAATCGATCCCGCTTATAATGAATGGGTTACCAGACAGATCCAGACAATCTTTACACATATTACAATACACGGGTAGACCCAAGGCCCGTGACTTTTCGAACGAATACCCAACAGTATCAGTGAAAGAGGAATCCAACTATCTTGAGGTTAAAGTACCGTTGGATACTCAGAAGTTTTACGATGAATCAAAAACCGAAGAATGGGGGACGGAAGTAACAGAACACAGCTTACAAGGGGTATTAAACAAGACTAAAGGAGGATTATATGCTGGTCAATTAGtcaaagatgatgatgatgacaaaagaaaatttgtGTTGATACCGGTTGATAGCACCGCACAATTAAGGCCTTCTTTCAATTACCTAGATGAATTGGAAGCATCTAAACTGGCCCAGCGTAGAGCAGATAATTTTGAGACCCAAAAGCCAAGTAATATCCAGATTTTGCAAACTTCTGCCAAGTCAAATTCCCAGGCTAACTCAGGGGATGGATTTGCTAATCATACATTGGGTGAATCATTAAAACACGTTAAGAAGTttacagaagaagaatggtCGTCCTTCCAATGGGTAGGATCAGAAAATAAGAAGACTCAAGAGTATAAAGAACATCTCAATCATGGCGCAGACGGAATTGAGTTGGCTACTGAAACAGATATGAGTGCATATATCGACGCTTTGACtcaatactaa
- a CDS encoding DEHA2F21912p (similar to uniprot|P53980 Saccharomyces cerevisiae YNL011C Hypothetical ORF), translating into MSQDNIRIAVLSGGTATNELVSLFKSVSANITYILPISDNGGSTSELIRITGGPAIGDIRSRLTRLIPENQEPLRKLLSFRLSSDPREAKVQWNDIVDGTHPLWANIDPSTREIFRAFFIHVHGDLLKRSKHSFSLHTNKRQFRYELANVGNLFLTGGRLFIGSLDSAIELFSRLTGIDADTQVLPCLNTNFTYHITALLENGLIITGQSQISHPSESDTKVDIHPPPIHASHPGTPQEGINDNSESVFFLRTNDPAHVNYNDTNSLVSDISDDSSDEESGHVPQYTHPALKKSQLHFNKSDHIEPLLSPIERIYYISPYGEEICPTANSRVTNSLANADVIVYSIGSLMTSIVPIVILKGVGKAIANDIIQEKGGRKKKRILLLNGVNDRETFGMTAADFVRVIVKSATYSLSESRMTSNIEDVSNQIQWNKYITHLFYMKDPKIEVEREYLESEKNISCIEVKREEHQDYYDLNDLEVKLRHIAYGN; encoded by the coding sequence ATGTCACAAGATAATATTAGAATCGCCGTTCTAAGCGGTGGGACAGCTACAAATGAGCTTGTTTCGTTATTCAAATCAGTTTCTGCAAATATCACATACATTCTACCGATCCTGGACAACGGTGGTTCTACGTCAGAGTTGATACGTATCACGGGGGGACCTGCCATTGGAGATATAAGGTCGCGTTTGACAAGGCTTATTCCCGAGAATCAAGAGCCTTTAAGGAAATTACTTAGCTTTAGGTTGTCTTCAGATCCACGAGAGGCCAAGGTTCAATGGAATGATATAGTTGATGGGACCCATCCATTGTGGGCGAATATAGATCCCTCAACTAGGGAAATATTTAGGGCATTTTTCATACATGTTCACGGCGATCTATTGAAGAGATCCAAACATCTGTTTTCGTTGCATACAAATAAGAGGCAATTTAGATACGAGCTAGCTAACGTGGGGAATCTTTTTTTAACCGGCGGTAGATTATTCATCGGTTCTTTAGACTCAGCTATAGAGCTATTTTCCCGTTTGACTGGTATTGATGCCGATACCCAAGTTTTACCGTGTCTTAATACAAACTTTACGTACCACATCACTGCTTTACTAGAGAATGGTTTAATTATAACTGGCCAATCCCAAATTTCCCATCCATCGGAATCTGACACTAAGGTGGATATTCACCCTCCTCCAATTCATGCGTCTCATCCTGGAACCCCACAAGAAGGAATAAACGATAACTCTGAATCGGTCTTTTTCCTTAGAACCAACGATCCTGCTCATGTGAATTATAACGATACAAACAGTCTTGTATCCGATATATCGGACGATTCTTCTGACGAAGAGTCTGGCCATGTTCCTCAATATACACACCCGGCATTAAAGAAATCACAATTacatttcaataaatctgaTCATATCGAACCTTTGTTATCTCCAATTGAAcgtatatattatatttctcCTTATGGAGAAGAAATTTGCCCCACCGCAAACAGCAGAGTAACTAATAGCTTGGCAAATGCTGATGTGATCGTTTACTCCATCGGCTCATTAATGACAAGCATCGTACCTATAGTCATTTTGAAAGGTGTGGGGAAAGCCATTGCGAATGATATCATACAAGAGAAAGGGGGCAGAAAGAAAAAGCgtatattattgttaaaCGGGGTCAATGATAGGGAAACGTTTGGCATGACTGCAGCCGACTTCGTCAGAGTGATTGTTAAGCTGGCTACTTACTCATTAAGCGAAAGTAGAATGACATCCAATATCGAAGACGTAAGTAATCAAATTCAGtggaataaatatattactCATTTATTTTACATGAAAGATCCGAAGATAGAAGTGGAGCGTGAATATTTAGAATCcgaaaagaatatttcatgCATAGAGGTGAAACGGGAAGAACATCAAGATTACTACGACTTAAATGATCTTGAAGTTAAGTTGAGGCATATAGCATACGGTAACTAG
- a CDS encoding DEHA2F21934p (similar to uniprot|P14741 Saccharomyces cerevisiae YKR026C GCN3 Alpha subunit of the translation initiation factor eIF2B), whose amino-acid sequence MMEESFDIKQTYLKFLEEDKDMTMPIAAIESLVTMLRIKEPSTSSELINLVKSNTEILKSSIPNAISLSAGCDLFMRFVLRNTNLYSDWESCKQNLVENGELFVQRAKESRAKSADFGLPFIKDDDTILVHAFSRVVYQLLLKARSEKLLRFRVIVTESRPTGTGYHMAKLLREADIPVELIVDNAVGYVIHKVDKILVGAEGVAESGGIINHIGSYQIGCLAKANNKPFYVVTESHKFVRLFPLAPNDLPTAIQSKQENDDDDEDLFKTQLIDFTPHEYITALITDLGVLTPSAVSEELIKIWYD is encoded by the coding sequence ATGATGGAAGAAAGCTTCGATATCAAACAAACTTATCTCAAGTTTTTAGAGGAGGATAAAGATATGACTATGCCTATTGCGGCCATTGAGTCATTAGTCACCATGTTGAGAATCAAAGAGCCATCTACATCGTCTGAGTTGATTAACTTAGTAAAATCTAATacagaaatattgaaatcatcTATTCCTAATGCCATCTCGCTTTCTGCGGGTTGTGATTTGTTTATGAGATTCGTTTTAAGAAACACAAATTTATATTCCGATTGGGAATCGTGCAAACAGAATCTAGTTGAGAATGGTGAATTGTTTGTCCAAAGGGCCAAGGAATCAAGAGCAAAGCTGGCTGATTTTGGTCTTCCCTTTATTAAGGATGACGATACTATTTTGGTGCATGCCTTCTCTCGTGTTGTGTATCAATTGTTATTGAAAGCAAGATCCGAAAAGTTGCTCCGTTTTAGAGTAATAGTTACAGAATCTCGTCCTACTGGTACAGGGTACCACATGGCTAAACTTTTAAGAGAAGCAGATATTCCAGTAGAATTAATAGTTGACAATGCCGTCGGTTACGTTATACATAAGGTTGATAAAATCTTGGTGGGTGCTGAAGGTGTGGCTGAAAGTGGTGGTATTATTAACCATATTGGATCTTATCAAATTGGTTGTCTCGCTAAAGCCAATAATAAGCCATTTTATGTGGTTACTGAATCGCATAAGTTTGTGAGATTGTTCCCATTGGCACCAAATGATTTGCCTACTGCTATCCAATCAAAACAAGAgaatgatgacgatgacgaagaTTTGTTTAAGACCCAGCTTATTGATTTCACTCCGCATGAATATATTACCGCTTTAATCACTGATTTAGGGGTCTTAACTCCTTCTGCGGTTTCCGAAGAgttaattaaaatatggTATGAttag
- a CDS encoding DEHA2F21802p (similar to uniprot|Q12488 Saccharomyces cerevisiae YDR013W PSF1 Subunit of the GINS complex (Sld5p Psf1p Psf2p Psf3p)): MYGNLANKLILDAKRSSNLSETPLYQTDLVKSIIKETTDLNKDAEYLGEEQRIQEEDSENADEEKMKINQCQLFVTHLCMRRNKRCLLAYEKLRADKIDEFSWLNIDPITETGNTDPNKNKFGSTGNGSNSLVSNSANYTTQLNLDNLNHAEQEYYKNYQHLITNYKSNFADIDLSGDLDPPTNIFTDVRVLKNGGEVQTEYGVFNLIKDSQFYVRKSDVERLIQQGYLEEI; the protein is encoded by the coding sequence ATGTACGGGAATCTCGCCAACAAATTGATCCTTGATGCTAAGAGGTCATCTAATTTATCAGAAACACCATTATACCAAACTGATTTAGTGAAAAGTATAATAAAAGAGACAACTGATCTTAATAAAGATGCTGAATACTTAGGTGAAGAACAACGaatacaagaagaagattccGAAAAtgctgatgaagaaaaaatgaagataaatcaATGTCAACTATTTGTCACACATTTGTGTATGCGTAGAAATAAAAGATGTTTGTTGGcgtatgaaaaattaaggGCTGACAAAATCGATGAGTTCTCTTGGTTGAATATTGACCCCATAACAGAAACAGGTAACACTGAcccaaataaaaataaattcgGCTCCACAGGAAATGGGTCTAATTCGTTGGTTAGTAATTCTGCCAATTATACTACACAATTGAATTTAGATAACTTGAATCATGCAGAGCAGGAATACTACAAGAATTATCAACATTTAATAACTAATTACAAGTCGAATTTCGCCGATATAGACTTGTCTGGGGATTTGGATCCACctactaatatatttaccGATGTCAGGGTCCTTAAAAATGGAGGTGAAGTTCAAACTGAATATGGTGTATTTAACCTAATTAAGGACTCCCAGTTTTATGTGAGAAAGTCTGATGTTGAGAGATTAATTCAACAAGGatatcttgaagaaatataa
- a CDS encoding DEHA2F21890p (highly similar to uniprot|P38011 Saccharomyces cerevisiae YMR116C ASC1 WD repeat protein): protein MADQEVLVLRGTLEGHNGWVTSLATSAADPDLLLSGSRDKTLITWKLTGDDSQYGVPKKSFKGHSHIIQDVTISADGAYALSASWDRTLRLWDLESGECTQRFVGHNGDVLSCSIAKNLRQIVSASRDKTVKVWNTIGECMQTLSGHNDWVSAVRFSPSEDSSTVISASWDKTVKSWDLNEYNVNADFIGHTGYISCITISPDGSLCASAGKDGVIILWDLNSNKTLYTLNAASEVHALAFSPNRYWLAAATASGIKIFNLQERTLLDELKPEFAIGAKAKDPEAVSLAWSADGQNLFAGYTDNVIRVWQVMTSSA from the exons ATGGCTGATCAAGAAGTTTTAGTTTTAAGAGGTACCTTAGAAGGTCACAACGGATGGGTTACTTCGTTAGCCACCTCCGCTGCTGATccagatttattattatctgGTTCCAGAGATAAGACTTTAATCACCTGGAAATTAACTGGTGATGACAGTCAATACGGTGTCCCAAAGAAATCCTTCAAGGGTCACTCTCACATTATCCAAGATGTCACTATCTCTGCTGACGGTGCTTACGCATTATCTGCTTCTTGGGATAGAACCTTGAGATTATGGGACTTAGAATCCGGTGAATGTACCCAAAGATTCGTTGGACACAACGGTGATGTCTTATCTTGTTCTATTGCCAAGAACTTGAGACAAATTGTTTCTGCTTCCCGTGATAAGACCGTCAAGGTCTGGAACACCATTGGTGAATGTATGCAAACTTTATCCGGTCACAACGATTGGGTCTCTGCTGTTAGATTCTCCCCATCCGAAGACTCTTCCACTGTTATCTCTGCTTCTTGGGATAAGACTGTTAAG TCATGGGACTTAAACGAATACAATGTTAACGCTGACTTCATTGGTCACACCGGTTACATTTCTTGTATCACTATCTCCCCAGATGGATCATTATGTGCTTCTGCTGGTAAGGACGGTGTTATCATCTTATGGGACTTGAACTCAAACAAGACTTTATACACCTTGAACGCTGCTTCTGAAGTTCACGCTTTAGCTTTCTCTCCAAACAGATACTGGTTAGCTGCTGCCACCGCTTCTGGTATTAAGATCTTCAACTTACAAGAAAGAActttattagatgaattgaagCCAGAATTCGCTATTGGTGCTAAGGCTAAGGACCCAGAAGCTGTCTCTTTAGCTTGGTCTGCTGATGGTCAAAACTTATTTGCTGGTTACACTGATAACGTTATCAGAGTCTGGCAAGTTATGACCTCTTCTGCTTAA
- a CDS encoding DEHA2F21824p (similar to CA4592|IPF2215 Candida albicans IPF2215), translating into MSIEKESTNNFVQERLDSLYEIDCKIVSLLDNMSSLFQTYSTPKSSDNDLTEQKDQMKAQTKNIYNAISNVAIGLRKEVKIMDENIGVYNKNKDGIMILPISVDQKNTTLGTKKLNDEIKELNTIVTGEETDGAMNDTNMEATTKQETNINNEDSEKEKQENITAIETKKESSENEDEDFDMIA; encoded by the coding sequence atgTCTATTGAAAAGGAAAGTACGAACAACTTTGTCCAGGAAAGGTTGGATTCGCTTTATGAAATTGACTGCAAGATAGTATCTTTGCTTGACAATATGTCAAGCTTGTTCCAAACATACTCCACACCTAAATCTAGCGATAACGACTTAACTGAACAAAAGGACCAAATGAAGGCTCAAACTAAAAACATATATAATGCAATAAGTAATGTTGCAATAGGATTGAGGAAAGAAGTTAAAATAATGGATGAGAATATTGGGGTCtataataagaataaagaTGGAATAATGATACTACCAATTAGTGTCGACCAGAAGAATACAACATTGGGAACAAAGAAGCTTAAcgatgaaatcaaagagTTGAATACTATAGTAACCGGAGAAGAAACGGATGGTGCAATGAATGATACAAATATGGAAGCTACAACAAAACAGGAAACTAATATTAATAACGAAGATTCGGAGAAAGAGAAACAAGAGAATATAACAGCCATTGAGACGAAGAAGGAACTGAGTGAaaatgaagacgaagattttgatatgaTTGCTTAG
- a CDS encoding DEHA2F21846p (similar to uniprot|Q12676 Saccharomyces cerevisiae YMR113W FOL3 Dihydrofolate synthetase), with product MPIDLGLSRVTKLLRHLGNPHINTYKSIHIAGTNGKGSTVAYLSSILTQAKVRNGRFTSPHMVYYNDSICINNEVYPLAKFKSISDYVQKENTSLRLGCTEFELLTVTAFKIFELERVELAIIEVGLGGRLDATNVLESFIDDRTTGHKGGVIATGITKIGIDHEALLGDTLAAIAYEKAGIMKKSVSCVVDRQNDQEALDVLKKVAKDTMSDLYIVDGISEAETYPTDKSCCSDDVKSLVEYSPLKGDYQLQNLSIALKILDVIKLQNHSSLNDENGESKLTTDSIKLGIKKTVWPGRLQSINIPKSGLRLLLDGAHNESAAIELAKYIERIRNDGSGIIFVIALTKGKSIDNLLKHVIHKNDTIIPTVFSIPDQMPWVSSYSCEDVQKVAKNYVEDVRNISASGQSIEQVLDYVNELKLSGDNRNVVVCGSLYLCADILRYVDTVSK from the coding sequence ATGCCAATTGATCTAGGACTCTCTAGAGTTACAAAATTACTTCGCCATCTTGGAAATCCACatataaatacatataaaTCCATCCATATTGCAGGGACAAATGGTAAAGGATCCACGGTAGCTTATTTGTCCTCCATATTAACCCAAGCCAAGGTTAGAAATGGGCGTTTTACTTCACCACATATGGTATATTATAATGATTCCATTTGcataaataatgaagtttaTCCACTTGCAAAATTTAAGAGTATCAGTGATTACGTTCAGAAAGAGAATACATCTTTACGATTAGGTTGTACTGAATTCGAGCTTTTAACGGTTACTGCgttcaaaatttttgaacTAGAAAGGGTTGAGTTGGCAATAATAGAAGTTGGTCTTGGGGGGAGACTTGATGCTACAAATGTGTTGGAAtcttttattgatgatagAACGACCGGCCATAAAGGTGGTGTTATAGCTACTGGAATAACAAAGATAGGTATAGATCACGAAGCATTATTAGGTGATACGTTAGCCGCAATAGCGTATGAAAAGGCTGGTATTATGAAGAAGTCTGTTTCGTGCGTTGTTGATAGACAAAATGATCAAGAAGCCTTGGATGTGTTAAAAAAAGTCGCAAAAGATACCATGTCAGATTTGTACATAGTGGACGGTATAAGTGAAGCAGAAACGTATCCGACGGACAAGCTGTGTTGTTCTGACGACGTTAAATCCCTTGTGGAATACTCCCCCCTCAAGGGTGACTaccaattgcaaaatttgaGTATAGCATTAAAAATACTAGATGTTATTAAGCTCCAAAATCATTCGTCATTGAATGATGAAAACGGAGAATCAAAGCTAACTACAGACTCTATCAAACTTGGAATCAAGAAAACAGTATGGCCTGGTAGGTTACAATCCATAAATATCCCAAAATCAGGGTTGCGTCTTCTTCTAGACGGTGCACATAATGAAAGTGCAGCTATAGAGCTTGCAAAATACATTGAACGTATCAGAAATGATGGAAGCGGAATTATATTTGTGATTGCATTAACTAAGGGCAAATCGATTGATAACCTTTTGAAGCACGTTATTCATAAAAATGATACGATTATACCTACAGTCTTCTCTATCCCTGACCAAATGCCTTGGGTTTCAAGCTACTCGTGTGAGGATGTGCAGAAAGTAGCTAAAAACTATGTTGAAGACGTAAGAAATATAAGTGCTTCTGGCCAAAGCATTGAACAGGTGCTAGATTATGTAAATGAGCTCAAATTATCGGGTGATAATAGAAATGTAGTAGTATGTGGGAGCTTGTATTTGTGTGCTGATATCTTAAGATACGTGGATACAGTTTCTAAATAG